The Meles meles chromosome 15, mMelMel3.1 paternal haplotype, whole genome shotgun sequence genome contains the following window.
TAGAATATCGAATAACTGTAATAATCCAAGCCTGGTCCACACCAGAAGTTATTTGAGCCAGTtgaaaatgtgtaagcctgatgattcacagacctgtacccctggggcaaataatacattatatgttaataaaaataatttttttaaaaaagaagttacttgAGCCAGTTGAAATGGAGTGACCTGCCACTTGCTACTTATCCCTTCCAGAGAACATCCCTTCCAGGCTTAAAGAGGTCATGTCCTCAGAACAGGGGCAAATCCCCCCatccaccccaacacacacataaacaaacCATGATTTCTACATCATCTATTTACAACTGAATGGATTTGAGAAGGATCAAGTAGACTTCCCATCTCGTTTTGGATCTGCTCTTCAAGAAGACAGCACATTACCAAATATAAGCAAGTGTTAAGGAAGGATACACTTCTGAAGGTACCTACCATCTGCCCAGCCTACCAGACCTCCTCAGAGATCTGTGCTGCACAAAATGACGCTTTTAAATGTCCAGAACCTTCCACATCACCTCCACCCAGGACATTGCCCCTGGAGTACAACATTAATGCTACAGCAAGGCTTTTAGTGTGCTTCTCTGTGTCACTTTCCACTTGTCTTCCATGACACTAATGTTCCTTTATCTCCTAAGATCTTTTTTCTTCCGTCTGCCTTTCCTCTCATATTActttttccaactttttgtgtaAGTTAAGAGTGGGGTAGAGCTAGTGTGCTTTCTTTCATCTTCTGTAGCAGGGAGGCTGTTATGTTTGTGCCAGGTGTAAGTGATGATCACCTCCAGCAAGAGAGCACAATTTACAGATGATTGTAACAATCCCGACTCCACATTTCATGCAGTTTAGTGGTTTCCCTCAAAGCACTACCACAGCAAATTGCCTTATTCCCATGCCTGATTTAAAAGAGCACACCTGCGGCActtgcctgggtggcccagtgggttgagcctctgcctttggctcagactcaggtcatggtctcagggtcctgggatcaaggcccccattgggctctctgctcagtggggagcctgcttccccctctctctctgcctgctgctctgcctacttgtgatctatcaaataaataaataaaatcttttaaaaaaagaattacaattctTAAAATTCTGCATTTACCATTGAGTTATATGTTAGCCATCTCTGGAGAGAACACTTACTTCAGGTTAAAGGGCATCTCTTAACTTGTCCCTGCATCATTAACCCTTCTGTGTACAACTCCAAGCTAGGAGGAAGAGCAGTACCTTGGGGCACTAGCAACTCAGCCAGGAAGTCCCTCTCTCTCAGGCCAGAGTAAAATGGTTTGGGCCTCCCTGACACCTCCAGAGGAACTTGGGAGAGTCTTGATGGGGATTGATCTTTACAACATGCCAAAGACTGAAGGTGAACCAGCACTTACATACGTCCTTATTTCAGAAAAGAGAATGGCTGCTGTTGGCCAAAGGGGAGCCCCTGAGCGGAGGACACAGCCTGAGGCAGCCTGCCAGCACCTTCTATGTGATTGTGCCATCACGCTCCCCCACTCTGCTGGTGAAGGCAGTAGCCACACGGGAACTGATGCTGCCCAGCCCCTTCCCGATGCTGCCTGAGGACCCACCTGATGACAGCCTTAAGATTGTGGAGGCAAGTGGAGCTCAGATCTCATAggacagacagagggaaagaagagtTGGGGGTCGGAGAAAGGGATGAGGGAGAGGAGCGAGCCTGTGGGGGAAAGGactggggtgcagagggagaagtggttTTGCCAAGAAGGTGGCGGAAAGTCAGTAATgtgatgtgtgtctgtgtgatgtTGTGTTCCCACCGGTCTTTCTCTGCATTGTGTGTGTGCAGAGGTGTGTACCTGTCTGTGAGCATCTATTTTTGTTGAGGAAAAGATAGCCAATGCAGGCCCCCAGGATAGGAAGGGCTTCAAAATGAGACTCCCAGGCAACAGAGGGAACTGCGCTGCTGGctattttctccccattctcctgctcctccccctcctcctcctctcttccttggACCTGGATTCTGGATTTCCTCTGCCAGCTTCCCTGGGctgagggcagaaggaggggctCTGGGCAGGGAGAGCTGGAACCACATCACTGCTGGATCGCTGGCTTACGTGCAGAGAAGACAGAGCCTGGGATTGTGTTCTTGCCTTGGCGGCCATGGGCATACAGAGAGAGGTGGGCACGAGTGGCCATGGCTCGCTCAGCGTCTCACTTCGGGGCCAGTGGTTCCTGGCACAGGATGTTGTGGCCGGAAAACCTGACTGCTCAGGAATGCTGCGCTTGTGTGTCCTCAGGCTGTGCTCACCTCGCAAGCCAGGCAGAGAACTCAGTGTACTCACCGGGCAGACTGGGGGCACTCCCAGGCCTCGGACACTGCCTCACTCACAGCCATGCTCACTGGCTCCCTTGTAACCCTCACAGCACTCCCAACCCCTCTCAAGATCCGATGACACACTTCTTGAGGCCAGAGTACATCCTGTCCCTAACTATTCAAGGTTGCACTCTTGCAGGAACTGTACGTCGTCACAAGCACTCAGATCTGGGAGCCAGGACACCCAATGGGGCCCACATCTATTTCAGTCTTCAGTGAAGTGCTGGGTCTTCACACATCCTCCAGCTTCTCACACTCCAAGGTCTCGGCCTGACATTTTGTGTTCTGTGACTTCAAGTTCCCTGGGTAAGgctgctcttctctcttcctcagaGCTTGCTGGACAGCCTGGAACTAGAGCCCTCTTACAACCCCTTGGAGGCTTGGAGCCATCTGTACTCACACCTGAGCAGCACCTTCATCAAGCCTCAGGGCCGGCTCCACCCAAGCTGGGAGAGCCAGGCCCTGAGAAAGGTACGGCTCCCTCCCTACTACCCTTCCTCCCCACGGTGCCCAGAATCCCAGAGAGCCCTCCTACCCTGTCCCCAACCCCATTCCCTGCAACCAAGGGAGTAGCCCTCCTCCCTGGACCTCCCCTGGTGGAGGGGAGAACCAAGCcaacaggagaagaaaaagaacagcacTTTGCCCTAGACAAAGGAAATTAGAACCCCTGCCCCACAGGGATGCTTTTGTGCCTGGCACTGGGTGTTTACATATGGTAATGTTTAGGTATCTTAACTGTAGCACTTATGATAACTCATTAGTCATTTAACAGACCATTGTCCCACTAAGCAAACAGACAGCACTGAGACCACAGCTTCTGTTTAAAGAAAAGGCTAAATGGAAGGTGGAAAAAGAAATGTCCAAAGGGAAGGAAATTAGCATTTACTGAATACCAGCCATTTACCAGGTTTTGTGACAAGTGCTTTCACATGTgtctttctcatttaatcctcacagcgtCCCTGCAAGGTAAGTATTAATgctcgttttacagatgaggaaaaggagGCTGACCAAGGTTAGTTAACTAGATTGAGGGCTTTAACAATGAAGgttaaagagagaaaaggaattgaGGATGGAgttgtttttctgaaattcatATTCTATAATATTTCCCTTTGCCCCAATTATCTTTTCCTAGTTTCTCAGTAACAGAGACTTTAGAAACTCCTCCTTTGCCTTAGCTGAAGTTACAAGAGAAAGAGCTTTCCAAACTATAGTCAGTCTAGAGATGGGAGCAGAACCCACCGTGAGTTAGCTGGTAGGCAAGCTAACAGAGGAGGAACCCTCAGCCAGGAGACGGGCACTGTGGAGAGGAGCCCAGGGGACTCGACTGCCCTGGGGCTTGAGGCTGTCACTCAAGGGATGGAGCATGGGAAGGAATTAGGACATGAGGGAACAGGATAGGATATCAGGAACTGTGGTCTGGGCTTCAGAGAAGTCTGCTTGCTTTCTTTGCAGGCTGGGCAGTTACAGACAAACCGAGTTCGAGCCACAGTGGCCCCCCTGCCTATGACTCCAACCCCTGGCAGAGCCCCCCGGATGCCAGCAGCCAGCAAGTCTTCCTCAGAAGCCTTCTTCTGGCCTTCTAAAGAGGAAGCAGGGGAGGAGAATGAGGAGGAGTATTCCTGGGGACCCTGAGTCCCCAGCACCAGATCCCCCCTGCCCTGCTCAACCACAGCCATAAGAAGGCTCATACAGTGAATGGCTTTCTGTGGTCAGACTCGCTTTCTGTCCACTTGAGCCTCCGTGAGCTCCGGGTGACTAGGAAACAGAGCCTTCCCCTCCTCTGTTTTTGGTGCTgccaccgcccccgccccgccactCAGGCCCAGAAGAGACACACCTGAACTTTTTCCTTCTCCAAGCAggagttcattttcttttggatCATTTGATACCTTTAACACAGATGAAGATTAAATACCCAGTAAGTCTCCACCATTGTTAGGAGCATTCCCAACCCCAAATTTCTCCTCGTAGTTCCCTGTGAGCAAGTAGATGAGATCAGGTCAACTTCAGGAAACTGGAGCTCAGGAGGCAAGGACAATGTTTTCAGAGCTCATGAAAAATAAGTACAATTGAAATTTAAGCCTCATTCTGAAGCCCATGCTCTTCCCACTACACCCACCACATAGCAGTTCCTTTCAgccttcaaagagaaaaatggttGGTGCTTGAGTACTTATGGGtaaagtgtgtgtgcatgtgtgcatatgtatatgaGCGCgcgtgtgtgtatttttgtgtgttgggggaggtggTGTCATATAGCTGAGAACAGGAGGGAAAGATGGTGTGAAAAAGAGCTATTCCCTTCCTattctcctctctctatgcctgtccaCCTGTCTGTTGACCCTCCCCATCCGTGGAATAACCACTGTTTATAAAATGCTTAATCTGTGCTTCAGGCTGCACTAAGTACTTGAGAAACTTAACTCCTTTCACACAAACAACACTGTGAAGTAGAGTCTGTTGTTGggtttcccattttacagaggggcATTGGGAGAAACTGAGGGTTAGAGATGTTATACAACACACCCAGCGTCCCAGAAACAGGCTCTAGCCCAAGTGGGTCTGACTGGACCACCACTCTCACCCACCACACTGCTCAACTCACCTCCCTGGgaccccttcttccttctttggcCCCTGGTACATTCTGACCCCCTCCACACCCACCCAGCACACCCTGCCACCATGCCCCTCTGTGACCATTCACACACATAGACCTTTTAAACCCAAGCTGACTTTAATGAGAATAGACTTCTTAAAATCTAGGTCTCTGTCAAAGAACAATGCAGGGGTGAGGATCCGGGCACAGTCCAGCATCACCCTAGAGCCTCCATGCAGGCCCCTCTAACTGCACCAACTCAGACCAAGCACCCCTTTTCACAGACCTAGTCCAGCAGCTGTCCATTCCTTTGTGGAGGATAACTTGGGGGTGCTGGTCTCTCCCAGATCCCATCCCTCACCCCTGCCATCTGTCCCACTTCCAGGACTTCTTGAGATTGATCATCCTCCCCTTGACTCCCCTGATCCCTCCAGTCCCCTGGCTGGCTTACACAGGACCCTCCAGCCTTCTGGTCCCTGCAGATTCTAATAGGTTTCTTTGATCCCCAGGGCCACCTTCCCGTGGTATTCCTATCAGCAACCCCAGTCTTGCCCCACCTGTCATGTGGAGCCCTCTGACTTGACCCCCCTCCTGTCAGCCCCTGTTCTGGACAGCTCACAgtcccagctccctgaggctctgcTCTTCTGGACCTGGCTGTACAGGACAGTGTCTGAGGAGCTGTGGCCTTTGCTGCCACCACCAGCTGCAGCTCCAGGTTCAGAGAAGGCCAAGCCCCGGGGCTTGGGAGCGGGGAGGGGCTTTGTGCTCCTGGGCGGTGGCACAGCGTAGTCATCAGTGGCAGGGTTGTAGGGGAGCTCGTAGCCCTCCTCCTTCATCCGAGCCTGGCACCACCACGCATCCTTGGGCTCCTGAGGCAGATCATAAAGGCCCCGGGGAGCAGCCGGGGCCAGGCCCTCGGGTTCATCATAGATGGGGTCCTCTTTGGGGTCCATCAGTTTGGCCTTCAGCAACTGCTGCTGCACATGCTCGTACAAGTCGCAATAAAGAGGTTTCTTGAACTGTACTCCCTCCCCTGCCCGAGCAGGGGTACTGTCCAGGGGGTCTGAGTATAGGGAATCAAGGGAAGGGCCTGGAGGAATGCGCAAGGAGTCTAAGGGTTCAGCATACACGGTGGGAGGGCTGCCCAGGAGCTCCTGAGGGCCAGGCAGGGATGCCAACTTCCCCTCTGCCACTTCTCCTTCATGGGAATCAGCTTTGAGACTATCCTGCCCTTGCCCATCCTTCCCCTGGACCTTCTGCCGGTGAATAGCAGTCTCAACTGCCTGAAAGATGTCATTCCCCTGTGCAGTCTGGAAAGTGAAGGTTCCAGGGCCCGAAGGGCAGCGGCGACCAGCTTCAAAAGAGAACATGACCTGAAGAAGATGTGCAGGAAAACACGTTACCAGGAGCCCGGAAAGGAGATGAGTCACAGGGCCTGCCCTAGTATAAGAGCATCTACAAAGAAAAGACTacctggggagggaggtggggtcaTGGGCTAAGCAAGGAACCATTATCCAGAGGACAGAGCTTCCTGCCTTCCAGTCCTGCCCCACCCTAGCCAACCCAGAAAGTCGGTGTTCCCTGACAGCCCCCGCACCTTGTCCCGGCCATAGCGCCGCAACAGAGTGTAAGGCCAGAAAAGGAGCGGCTCCAGTATCTGACTCTGAGCCCCCATGGTCAGGAGAGTCAGCCTCTCGGCCTCCACCCTCAGCACATAGGAGCCCTGCAGGCCACAGCGCTCCGCAGCTTCCGTCCTCTGCACTGTCACCCAGAACTGAGATCCTGGAAGGAATACACAATTAGATTGGCCGGACTGGTGGTTTAGGACgctggggaggtggggacaggTTGTCCAAACAGTCACTTGGAAACCAGCTTCAGGAGCTTCCTACTTCCCCATGGGTCCCTGACCTTTCTTTATCACTCCCTTCCCAAGAACACCCTTTCTTtccaccccatccctgcccagGCATCTCGGGCATCTACCTTCCCATGTGGGGCTATACAGCGAGTTCTCCAGCATCTCCAGGGCAGAAAGCTTGGGTGGGTTCTCCGCAGGCGCCAGAGCCCAGCTGCCTTTCTGGGGTAAGAACAGAGGGTATAGTGGACCCTGCAATTCCCTCACCGCTGTTCccagggtccgagccagcctaGGCGCTCTACTGCTGTAACCGCCCAACCCCGCGTCGCCTCTAGGGCCCAGTGCGTTTCGCCCCAGCCTCTCTAGAGCAGCCCGGGCCCGCTCACCGGAAAGGCATTTCGGCACAGTGTTTGCACCCACGCAGCGCTGGACTGCGCGTCCGCCGCCAACAGGTGGGAGCGCTGCGCGGTGTCCAGGCGGAAAGCTGCAGCGCCAGGCTCAGGGGGGCTCTCCACTGACACGGGGACCACGCTCACACACTCCGCCAGACGAATCACCTTGCAGTCCAGGCGGCGCGAGCCCCCTCGTCCCCCTCCAGAGCTCGACCCCTTGTGGTCAAAGAACTCGAGCCGCGCTACGCCGTGGGGACTGGCAGGATAGAGTACCGCCCAGGTCTTCCTCCAtctctgggaagagagagagagagagacactgggGAGGGAGCGGGCGAGCACCGGCGGTCCGGGCCCCGACGGGAAAGGAGAGACCGACTCGGGCCGACTTCGTGTCTGCAGCTTCCCGACAAGGGGTGAAGTTTCCCGATAAGGATGCATCTCGGTCTCTCCAGGACCAGAGAGGGCATACCCCGAGGCCAGCGGACCTTCTCCCGAGTGTGAAATCAACTTCGCGGGAACGTCACAGGGCTCTCCAGCTCCCGGCCCGCGCTCCAACCcgctgcctccccctcctccctctgggctCTACAGTCCACTCCAAAGTCTGATGGGGTTCCACAACCCCTGCCCCCGACTACCTTGGTACCGAAACGCTGACTTTGCAAAAAGAGCGGCCCTTCCATCACGGCTCCGTCCATGGCCCCCGGCGGTTCCTTCCGTGCTTCCTGGCCCTGCGGGctaggggcggggcgggggcggggacggCCATCGGAGGCGttcccgcccctcccccggcccccgcGGACTGCGAAGGGGGAGCAAGGACAACAgcaaaaagaaaggggaggggggtcCCGAGATAATTTGTGCGATGCACCACCTTCAGACCCCTGCCCATAGCCCTGGGACGCGCACAAGTGGCTCCACCCCGAGAAGCCTCGAGGTTTGGGTCAGAAGGCTCTGGCGCCTGGGCTTCTGGGCTGTGTGGGACGTCATATGCTCAACGTGACATCAGAGTGAAGGCCGTGACGTCACCCCGAAAATGCCAGTGGGCACCCTGGGGCACCGGAGGGACTATGCGGGTCTTCATCGCCTCGGTTCCCCTGACCTTACCCGTCCCAAGGCCGGCTGGAGTCCCGCTGTTTACACTCCGCGGAGCCCGGGACgtgggggaagggctgggggctggggactggAAGGCTTCCCGGAGCCCGGAGCTGAGCAGGGGCCGCCGCCCGGGTCGGTTTGCGGCCCCGTGGCCTCTCGCGTGTTTAGCTCTCTGACCGCAGCTGCCCGGCCTCCAACCCGCGGGAAAAGAAAGCTTCATTGAGCAGGACGGGGAGGGtcggcggtgggggggtggggggaggtggagcgGCCGCGGCCAGCTccacgggggaggggaggggaccaaAAGGAGAGGAGGGAACTGGCCTGGGAGGAATCGAAGGAGAAGGCGGAATGTGGGAGGGCTCAAGGGGACGTGGGAGGGACgaagggagggggggagggagggggggtcCAGTCTCCCCTGGCCGAGCACTTTTTTTGGGAAGTCCTAGGACCGATCTCCAGGACCTGGACTGTTCTCCCAGCCCCTAGAGTCCCGCTCAAAGGTAGGGGGAGTCACGCTGCGCGGGAGGAAGGGGAGTTTCGGATGGAGAGGATGGTGGCGGGACCACGGAAAAGGGGTGATGCCGGATGGGGTCGAGGGGAAACCAACCAACAGAGGGTTCTATCattgtttaaaaagagagagagagagagacaagaagagtggagagaggaggcagatATTTGGCGGGTAGAGGGCTGAAGGGTGTTCCAAATAGGGCAGCCGCCAGGGCCCTAGGGCTGGAGGCTCCTCTATGAGGCCCTACCCCTGGGCCCCCAAGCCAAAATGTCCCCAGAACAAAGCTGTCCTGTTGTGTTGTTTGTCTGAGTTGGGGAAAGCATGTTCAGGGGGCCCCTTGCTGGAGAGGGGCTGTTCTCAGTCCCAGACAGAGGGAAGGCCTTGGCTGAGGAGCTGATTGGTGCCCTGGCCTCCGGTTGCCCGGTGACAGCGATGGCAGTGTTGGCAGGAGGTCTGGAcaacccccaccccattccccctcccAGCTTGAGGCCTGGCCCTCCTGGGCCCCTTGACCCCGCAGGGCATGTGAGAGCCTGCGTGGATAGGGTGTGCAGGGGGTTCTCCGTACACCCTGGGCTCTGCCATGGAATCTGCCCAGACAGGACTCTGGGCTTGGCTGCCAATCAGGGAACCTAAGGTCTGAGGGGCTCCTAAGCCCCCTCACCTGCTTCTCTCCACAATCATCTGTCCTCTGTCTGACTGGCTGAATGGAATCTCTGGATCCCTGCCATCACCCCTCCTTGGCTCCTGCCAGGCCCCCTCCTTACCTGTTGCCTGCATCTCTCTGTTGCTCTGTGTGCTGCCTCTCTCACCGTCACCTTCTATCTATCTTCCACATTGTCTCTCTCTACGGTCTCTTTCTGTTTAATCCCCTTTCTTTCCCAcagtttcccttcctctcacaTCCTGTCTGGGTGTCCCTCTT
Protein-coding sequences here:
- the DOK1 gene encoding docking protein 1 isoform X1, encoding MQATVRGGRGRGGNASDGRPRPRPAPSPQGQEARKEPPGAMDGAVMEGPLFLQSQRFGTKRWRKTWAVLYPASPHGVARLEFFDHKGSSSGGGRGGSRRLDCKVIRLAECVSVVPVSVESPPEPGAAAFRLDTAQRSHLLAADAQSSAAWVQTLCRNAFPKGSWALAPAENPPKLSALEMLENSLYSPTWEGSQFWVTVQRTEAAERCGLQGSYVLRVEAERLTLLTMGAQSQILEPLLFWPYTLLRRYGRDKVMFSFEAGRRCPSGPGTFTFQTAQGNDIFQAVETAIHRQKVQGKDGQGQDSLKADSHEGEVAEGKLASLPGPQELLGSPPTVYAEPLDSLRIPPGPSLDSLYSDPLDSTPARAGEGVQFKKPLYCDLYEHVQQQLLKAKLMDPKEDPIYDEPEGLAPAAPRGLYDLPQEPKDAWWCQARMKEEGYELPYNPATDDYAVPPPRSTKPLPAPKPRGLAFSEPGAAAGGGSKGHSSSDTVLYSQVQKSRASGSWDCELSRTGADRRGVKSEGST
- the DOK1 gene encoding docking protein 1 isoform X2, giving the protein MPFRKAAGLWRLRRTHPSFLPWRCWRTRCIAPHGKVMFSFEAGRRCPSGPGTFTFQTAQGNDIFQAVETAIHRQKVQGKDGQGQDSLKADSHEGEVAEGKLASLPGPQELLGSPPTVYAEPLDSLRIPPGPSLDSLYSDPLDSTPARAGEGVQFKKPLYCDLYEHVQQQLLKAKLMDPKEDPIYDEPEGLAPAAPRGLYDLPQEPKDAWWCQARMKEEGYELPYNPATDDYAVPPPRSTKPLPAPKPRGLAFSEPGAAAGGGSKGHSSSDTVLYSQVQKSRASGSWDCELSRTGADRRGVKSEGST
- the DOK1 gene encoding docking protein 1 isoform X3, yielding MGAQSQILEPLLFWPYTLLRRYGRDKVMFSFEAGRRCPSGPGTFTFQTAQGNDIFQAVETAIHRQKVQGKDGQGQDSLKADSHEGEVAEGKLASLPGPQELLGSPPTVYAEPLDSLRIPPGPSLDSLYSDPLDSTPARAGEGVQFKKPLYCDLYEHVQQQLLKAKLMDPKEDPIYDEPEGLAPAAPRGLYDLPQEPKDAWWCQARMKEEGYELPYNPATDDYAVPPPRSTKPLPAPKPRGLAFSEPGAAAGGGSKGHSSSDTVLYSQVQKSRASGSWDCELSRTGADRRGVKSEGST
- the DOK1 gene encoding docking protein 1 isoform X4; the protein is MQATVRGGRGRGGNASDGRPRPRPAPSPQGQEARKEPPGAMDGAVMEGPLFLQSQRFGTKRWRKTWAVLYPASPHGVARLEFFDHKGSSSGGGRGGSRRLDCKVIRLAECVSVVPVSVESPPEPGAAAFRLDTAQRSHLLAADAQSSAAWVQTLCRNAFPKGSWALAPAENPPKLSALEMLENSLYSPTWEGHVLF